In Diorhabda sublineata isolate icDioSubl1.1 chromosome 4, icDioSubl1.1, whole genome shotgun sequence, a single window of DNA contains:
- the LOC130443256 gene encoding serine palmitoyltransferase 1 codes for MLDEELLQERLEQYQPEPLVDTTNVKTKETIESYIINEDENNIDLAKTNFLNFLDHEEIKQSAENIIRKYGVGTCGPRAFYGTTDVHLELEQKIADFMNMEDSIVYSYGFVAISSSIAAYCKKSDTVFIDKEANFAIRQGLTASRSKFVEFNHNDPINFKKQVENVIKNERKPSRKFLIVEGISWKTGKLLPLEEFLKVAEEFKIRIFLEESYSIGIYGDHGRGLTEHFNIDPERIDMIIASLEAALGSIGGFCAGTHSIIEHQRLSGSGYIFSASLPTFLVQACIEAIRLMEDRPKKMKTLAKEFHLFLEETCEYKVHSDPESAFKVFTTKDETNRKEKEEEIHLYCKKNGVHFLKTDGGLVINLYIDLLDKKSRLEMAYKVLKEAADL; via the exons ATGTTAGATGAAGAATTATTACAAGAACGGTTGGAACAATATCAACCCGAACCATTAGTAGATACTACAAACGTTAAAACCAAAGAAACAATCGAAtcttatattattaatgaagatGAGAATAATATTGATCTGgcgaaaacaaattttttaaacttcTTAGATCATGAAGAAATTAAGCAGTCAGctgaaaatattataagaaaGTATGGAGTTGGAACTTGTGGACCAAGAGCTTTTTATG gtACAACTGATGTTCATTTGGAACTAGAACAAAAGATTGCCGATTTCATGAATATGGAAGATTCAATTGTATATTCCTATGGATTTGTAGCTATTTCCAGTTCAATTGCAGCATATTGTAAAAAAAGTGATACTGTATTTATTGATAAAGAAGCTAATTTTGCTATCAGGCAAGGACTTACTGCATCCAGAAGTAAATTTGTCGAATTCAATCATAACGAcccaattaattttaaaaaacaagtggaaaatgttattaaaaatgaaaggaaaccATCtaggaaatttttaattgtagaagGCATATCTTGGAAAACTG GTAAACTGCTCCCTCTAGAAGAATTTCTTAAAGTCGCTGAGGAGTTCAAAATTCGCATTTTCCTTGAGGAATCTTATTCCATAGGTATCTATGGTGACCATGGTCGTGGTCTTACAGAGCATTTTAATATCGATCCAGAACGTATTGATATGATAATAGCATCCCTAGAAGCAGCTCTGGGTTCCATAGGTGGATTCTGTGCTGGTACCCACTCAATTATTGAACACCAAAGATTATCTGGATCCGGATACATATTCTCAGCTTCTTTACCAACATTTTTGGTTCAAGCTTGTATAGAAGCAATCAGATTGATGGAAGATAgaccaaaaaaaatgaaaaccttAGCTAAGGAGTTCCATTTGTTCCTAGAGGAGACTTGTGAATACAAAGTTCATAGTGATCCAGAATCAGCTTTTAAAGTATTTACCACCAAAGATGAAACCAATAGAAAAGAAAAGGAAGAGGAAATTCACTTGTATTGCAAAAAAAATGGTGTACATTTTTTGAAGACCGACGGGGGTCTTGTCATAAACTTATATATAGatcttcttgataaaaaaagtagATTGGAAATGGCTTATAAAGTTTTGAAGGAAGCTGCCGACTTGTAA